From a single Streptomyces misionensis genomic region:
- a CDS encoding TetR/AcrR family transcriptional regulator codes for MTDSVPSLGERRTRKRVNHYGTGRVALLDAAVRVVARGGLRRLTYRAVAEEAGVTHGLVVHHFGSRDALIEEAVTHAIRASLRGSALDNGSGRAADFADGLPGMVESGPELQAFQYELLLEARRRPELLPHLRALYEEYFEATGRQLARILPAEPSRGLSRLVFAALEGLVLHQLVFGEREVTEEALAELRALLERSATED; via the coding sequence ATGACCGACTCCGTCCCGTCCCTCGGCGAGCGCCGTACCCGCAAGCGCGTGAACCACTACGGAACGGGCCGGGTCGCCCTCCTGGACGCCGCCGTCCGCGTGGTCGCCCGCGGCGGGCTGCGCAGGCTCACCTACCGGGCCGTGGCGGAGGAGGCCGGGGTCACCCACGGGCTCGTCGTGCACCACTTCGGTTCGCGCGACGCGCTGATCGAGGAGGCCGTCACCCACGCCATCCGCGCCTCGCTGCGCGGCAGCGCGCTCGACAACGGCTCCGGCCGGGCCGCCGACTTCGCCGACGGCCTTCCCGGCATGGTGGAGTCCGGGCCCGAGCTCCAGGCCTTCCAGTACGAGCTGCTGCTGGAGGCCCGCCGCCGGCCGGAGCTGCTGCCGCACCTGCGCGCCCTGTACGAGGAGTACTTCGAGGCCACCGGCCGGCAGCTGGCCCGGATCCTGCCGGCTGAGCCGAGCCGGGGCCTGTCCCGGCTGGTGTTCGCCGCGCTGGAGGGACTGGTGCTGCACCAGCTCGTCTTCGGCGAGCGGGAGGTCACCGAGGAGGCCCTCGCGGAGCTGCGGGCGCTGCTGGAGCGGTCGGCGACCGAGGACTGA
- a CDS encoding aldehyde dehydrogenase has product MTAPTHDDWLRRAKEFRPPRLHLIDGAEEAGGGSAFPVVSPRDGQVLTEVADAGTAEIDAAVAAARRAFDNGPWPRLAPAERGRVLVRLADLLDAHRAELALTVSLETGKPIGEAHDIELRAVTQTFRWYGQLADKLTDESPHTAPDALALVTREPAGVVGAVVPWNFPLTLAGWKVAPALAAGCTVVLKPSENSPLSALLLGRLALEAGLPPGVLNVVNGDGPVAGRALGVHPDVDVLAFTGSTAVGRHYLRYAADSNLKRVWLELGGKSPNIVLPDAPDLDKAAATAAWGIFFNQGEMCTAPSRLLVHSSIAEQVTEAVVARARALRVGDPLDPETEMGALVGEDHLTRVLGHVRTATEDGARLRTGGSRTLTGTGGVYLEPTVFDRVAPDSRLAREEVFGPVLAVLAFDDLDEAVALANATEYGLAAGLWTSDLSTAHRVSRALKAGTVWVNCYEEGDLTVPFGGVKRSGNGRDKSVHALEKYTELKTTWIQL; this is encoded by the coding sequence ATGACCGCACCCACCCACGACGACTGGCTCCGCCGGGCCAAGGAGTTCCGGCCGCCCCGGCTCCACCTCATCGACGGCGCCGAGGAGGCCGGGGGCGGCAGCGCGTTTCCCGTCGTCTCGCCCCGCGACGGCCAGGTGCTGACCGAGGTGGCCGACGCGGGTACGGCCGAGATCGACGCGGCTGTCGCGGCCGCGCGCCGGGCCTTCGACAACGGCCCCTGGCCGCGCCTGGCCCCCGCCGAGCGCGGCCGGGTCCTGGTGCGCCTCGCCGACCTCCTCGACGCCCACCGCGCGGAGCTGGCCCTCACCGTCAGCCTGGAGACGGGCAAGCCCATCGGCGAGGCCCACGACATCGAACTGCGCGCCGTCACCCAGACGTTCCGCTGGTACGGCCAGCTCGCCGACAAGCTCACCGACGAGTCCCCGCACACCGCGCCCGACGCGCTCGCCCTCGTCACCCGCGAGCCCGCCGGGGTCGTCGGCGCCGTCGTCCCCTGGAACTTCCCGCTGACCCTGGCCGGCTGGAAGGTCGCCCCGGCGCTGGCCGCCGGCTGCACGGTGGTCCTCAAGCCCTCGGAGAACTCGCCCCTGTCCGCACTGCTGCTCGGCCGGCTCGCGCTGGAGGCGGGGCTGCCGCCGGGCGTCCTCAACGTCGTCAACGGCGACGGGCCCGTGGCCGGCCGCGCCCTCGGCGTGCACCCGGACGTCGACGTCCTCGCCTTCACCGGCTCCACCGCCGTCGGCCGCCACTACCTGCGCTACGCCGCCGACTCCAACCTCAAGCGGGTCTGGCTGGAACTGGGCGGCAAGTCCCCCAACATCGTCCTGCCGGACGCCCCCGACCTGGACAAGGCCGCCGCGACCGCCGCCTGGGGCATCTTCTTCAACCAGGGCGAGATGTGCACCGCGCCCTCCCGGCTGCTCGTCCACTCCTCGATCGCCGAACAGGTCACCGAGGCGGTGGTGGCCCGGGCCCGCGCCCTGCGGGTCGGCGACCCGCTCGACCCCGAGACCGAGATGGGCGCCCTGGTCGGCGAGGACCATCTGACCCGGGTCCTCGGCCATGTGCGCACCGCCACCGAGGACGGCGCCCGCCTGCGCACCGGCGGCTCGCGCACCCTCACCGGGACCGGTGGCGTCTACCTCGAACCGACCGTCTTCGACCGGGTCGCCCCGGACAGCCGGCTGGCCCGCGAGGAGGTCTTCGGGCCCGTGCTGGCCGTCCTCGCCTTCGACGACCTGGACGAGGCCGTCGCCCTCGCCAACGCCACCGAGTACGGCCTCGCGGCCGGCCTGTGGACCTCCGACCTGTCCACCGCGCACCGCGTCTCCCGCGCCCTGAAGGCCGGGACGGTGTGGGTCAACTGCTACGAGGAGGGCGACCTGACCGTGCCGTTCGGCGGCGTCAAGCGGTCCGGCAACGGACGGGACAAGTCCGTGCACGCCCTGGAGAAGTACACCGAACTGAAGACCACCTGGATCCAGC
- a CDS encoding APC family permease, with translation MDSQTASAPRTVQDASTAATLKPNALGVLGILFFVLSGQAPLTGIAGAAPISVAIGNGSGTPAAYVLAGAVILLFSVGFVAMGRHVVDAGAFYTYIGTGLGRTAGAGSASVALFAYCVIQAAMYGLYGSIVSGLVADHTGIHLSWWVYTLLTMAVVQALGAAGIEMGARVLAVFVLAEFGILLVFSLVTLAKGGGPEGLGVAHSFAPSAALKGAPGVAVMFAVASMFGFEATAIYGEEAREPKKTVPRATYLSVVVVTGFFALVSWMLISAYGASRAPDAAARALAHGDSAGFVFAPIAAQFGGWVGAVLPVLLATSLFAGILTFHNSANRYLFSLGRDRQLPAALCRLNDRHAPWAAGCVQTVIAVLLVLPFALAGKDPVLTLFSWFSGLAVLAMMLLYLLTSVSVVVFFRRRRVDTRLWHTLIAPVLGALGLAGAIWLILANFTTLIGGAMSTAVWLVLAVPAVLALGVANERLRSRRTTADPR, from the coding sequence GTGGACAGTCAGACGGCCTCCGCCCCGCGGACCGTGCAGGACGCCTCCACTGCAGCCACGCTCAAGCCCAACGCCCTGGGCGTCCTGGGCATCCTCTTCTTCGTCCTGTCCGGACAGGCCCCGCTGACGGGTATCGCCGGCGCGGCCCCCATCTCGGTCGCCATCGGCAACGGCTCCGGCACCCCGGCCGCCTATGTGCTGGCCGGCGCCGTGATCCTCCTCTTCTCGGTCGGCTTCGTCGCGATGGGCCGGCACGTCGTGGACGCGGGCGCCTTCTACACCTACATCGGCACCGGCCTCGGCCGGACGGCCGGCGCCGGCAGCGCGAGCGTCGCCCTCTTCGCGTACTGCGTGATCCAGGCGGCCATGTACGGCCTGTACGGCTCCATCGTCAGCGGGCTGGTCGCCGACCACACCGGGATCCATCTGTCCTGGTGGGTCTACACGCTGCTCACCATGGCCGTGGTGCAGGCCCTGGGCGCCGCCGGCATCGAGATGGGCGCCCGCGTCCTCGCCGTGTTCGTGCTCGCCGAGTTCGGCATCCTGCTGGTGTTCAGCCTCGTCACGCTGGCCAAGGGCGGCGGACCCGAGGGACTGGGCGTGGCGCACAGCTTCGCCCCGTCGGCGGCCCTGAAGGGCGCACCCGGGGTCGCCGTGATGTTCGCCGTGGCGTCGATGTTCGGCTTCGAGGCGACCGCCATCTACGGCGAGGAGGCCCGGGAGCCGAAGAAGACGGTGCCGCGGGCCACCTATCTGTCGGTCGTCGTCGTCACCGGCTTCTTCGCCCTGGTCTCCTGGATGCTGATCTCCGCCTACGGCGCCTCCCGCGCACCGGACGCCGCCGCCCGGGCGCTCGCCCACGGCGACTCCGCCGGTTTCGTCTTCGCGCCCATCGCCGCCCAGTTCGGCGGCTGGGTCGGCGCAGTCCTGCCCGTCCTCCTCGCCACCTCCCTGTTCGCCGGCATCCTGACCTTCCACAACTCCGCCAACCGCTATCTGTTCTCCCTGGGCCGGGACCGGCAGCTGCCCGCCGCCCTGTGCCGGCTCAACGACCGCCACGCCCCCTGGGCCGCGGGCTGCGTCCAGACCGTGATCGCGGTCCTGCTCGTCCTCCCGTTCGCCCTGGCCGGCAAGGACCCGGTGCTCACCCTCTTCTCCTGGTTCAGCGGGCTCGCCGTCCTCGCGATGATGCTGCTCTACCTGCTGACCTCGGTGTCGGTCGTCGTGTTCTTCCGCCGCCGGCGCGTGGACACCCGCCTGTGGCACACCCTGATCGCCCCCGTGCTGGGCGCGCTCGGCCTGGCCGGCGCGATCTGGCTCATCCTGGCCAACTTCACCACCCTCATCGGCGGCGCCATGAGCACCGCGGTATGGCTCGTGCTCGCCGTGCCCGCCGTGCTGGCCCTCGGCGTGGCCAACGAACGCCTGCGGAGCCGCCGTACGACGGCCGACCCGCGCTGA